One genomic region from Rosa rugosa chromosome 1, drRosRugo1.1, whole genome shotgun sequence encodes:
- the LOC133726807 gene encoding pentatricopeptide repeat-containing protein At3g26782, mitochondrial isoform X3 gives MRISKWRLCLIIKRQYSGSSKPSQYSGSSKPNLTAWFNKYVDKADVSSWNSVIADLARSGNSVEALRAFSSMRKLSLTPNRSSFPCAIKSCSALLDLYSGRQAHQQALVFGFESDLFISSALIDMYCRCGLLRDAWKLFDEIPRRNVVSWTSMITGCLLNDHTHQALLLFKELLVDEFDNVDVSLDPVVLVSVLSACSRVSSKGLTQCVHGLVMTRGFDEDLGVGNTLMDAYAKCGELGLSRKVFDGMAQRDLVSWNSMIAIYAQSGLSNEALHVFYGMVKEGDFLYNAVTLSAVLLACAHAGALLVGQCIHDQVVKMGLEENVIVSTSIIDMYCKCGRVDMARKAFDCMKEKNVKTWTAMVAGYGMHGRAKEALEVFYKMISHGIKPNYITFVSLLNACSHAGLLAEGWYWFNTMNHEFGVKPGIEHYGCMVDLLGRAGDLTKAYDLIKGMTMRPDSVVWGSFLGACRIHKNVKLAEISARKLFELDPNNCGYYILLSNIYADAGRWEDVEKMRLLMKNRGLAKPPGFSVVELKGMVHLFLVGDREHPQHKKIYEYLEKLTIKLQEAGYAPDMASVLHDVDEEEKEMTLRVHSEKLAVAFGIMNSVPGTTIQIIKNLRVCADCHTVIKLISKVVNRKIVVRDSKRFHHFRDGLCSCGDFW, from the exons ATGAGGATTTCGAAGTGGAGGTTGTGTCTCATCATCAAACGCCAATATTCAGGTTCAAGTAAACCCAGCCAATATTCAG GTTCAAGTAAACCCAACCTCACAGCCTGGTTCAACAAATACGTGGACAAAGCCGATGTCTCTTCGTGGAACTCGGTCATTGCAGACTTGGCTCGGAGCGGTAACTCCGTCGAAGCCCTCCGAGCCTTTTCGTCAATGCGAAAGCTCTCTCTCACCCCCAACCGCTCCTCCTTTCCTTGCGCCATCAAATCCTGCTCGGCTCTGTTGGATCTTTACTCCGGCAGGCAAGCCCACCAGCAGGCCTTGGTTTTCGGCTTCGAGTCCGATCTTTTCATCTCCTCTGCTCTCATTGACATGTACTGCAGGTGCGGTTTATTGAGGGACGCATGGAAGTTGTTCGACGAAATTCCTCGCAGAAATGTGGTCTCTTGGACGTCCATGATCACAGGCTGCTTGCTAAACGACCACACCCACCAAGCCTTGTTGCTTTTTaaggagttgttggtcgatgaATTTGACAATGTGGACGTTTCTTTAGATCCGGTTGTTCTGGTTTCGGTTTTATCGGCTTGTTCTCGTGTATCCAGCAAGGGACTTACCCAATGTGTTCATGGGTTGGTGATGACAAGGGGTTTTGATgaggatttaggagttggaaaCACCTTGATGGATGCATACGCCAAGTGCGGCGAGCTCGGTCTGTCTAGGAAGGTGTTTGATGGAATGGCTCAAAGGGATTTGGTTTCTTGGAACTCCATGATTGCAATATATGCACAAAGTGGATTGTCTAATGAAGCATTGCATGTTTTCTATGGGATGGTGAAGGAGGGTGACTTCCTCTACAATGCAGTGACATTGTCTGCTGTGCTGTTAGCCTGTGCGCACGCTGGGGCTCTGCTAGTGGGGCAATGCATACATGATCAG GTTGTAAAAATGGGCTTGGAAGAGAATGTGATTGTGTCTACCTCTATTATTGACATGTATTGTAAGTGTGGAAGAGTTGACATGGCAAGGAAGGCATTTGATTGCATGAAGGAGAAGAATGTCAAGACCTGGACTGCTATGGTTGCAGGTTATGGAATGCATGGTCGGGCCAAGGAGGCTTTGGAAGTCTTCTACAAAATGATAAGCCATGGCATTAAGCCAAATTACATAACATTTGTGTCGCTTCTAAATGCTTGCAGCCATGCTGGTCTATTAGCAGAAGGATGGTATTGGTTTAATACCATGAACCATGAATTTGGCGTAAAACCTGGGATTGAGCACTATGGGTGCATGGTGGACCTTCTTGGGCGTGCCGGTGATCTCACTAAGGCTTATGATTTAATAAAAGGAATGACAATGAGGCCAGATTCTGTGGTCTGGGGTTCCTTTCTTGGGGCTTGTAGGATACACAAAAACGTGAAGCTTGCAGAGATTTCTGCTAGGAAACTGTTTGAGTTGGATCCAAATAATTGTGGGTACTACATCTTGCTTTCAAATATATATGCCGATGCTGGGAGATGGGAAGATGTTGAGAAGATGAGACTACTAATGAAGAATCGTGGACTGGCTAAACCGCCTGGATTCAGTGTGGTTGAACTGAAAGGTATGGTTCATTTATTTTTAGTTGGAGATAGAGAGCATCCTCAGCATAAAAAGATTTATGAGTATCTGGAAAAACTAACTATAAAGCTGCAAGAAGCTGGCTATGCACCTGATATGGCTTCAGTTCTTCACGACGTTGatgaggaagagaaagaaatgACCCTGAGAGTTCATAGTGAGAAGCTAGCTGTTGCCTTTGGAATCATGAATTCAGTACCTGGTACAACAATTCAGATCATCAAGAATCTTCGAGTATGTGCTGACTGTCACACTGTGATCAAGCTGATATCCAAGGTTGTAAATCGGAAGATTGTAGTCAGAGATTCAAAACGGTTTCATCACTTCAGGGATGGGTTGTGTTCTTGTGGAGATTTTTGGTAA
- the LOC133726807 gene encoding pentatricopeptide repeat-containing protein At3g26782, mitochondrial isoform X1, with protein MRISKWRLCLIIKRQYSGSSKPSQYSGSSKPSHYSGSSKPSQYSGSSKPSHYSGSSKPNLTAWFNKYVDKADVSSWNSVIADLARSGNSVEALRAFSSMRKLSLTPNRSSFPCAIKSCSALLDLYSGRQAHQQALVFGFESDLFISSALIDMYCRCGLLRDAWKLFDEIPRRNVVSWTSMITGCLLNDHTHQALLLFKELLVDEFDNVDVSLDPVVLVSVLSACSRVSSKGLTQCVHGLVMTRGFDEDLGVGNTLMDAYAKCGELGLSRKVFDGMAQRDLVSWNSMIAIYAQSGLSNEALHVFYGMVKEGDFLYNAVTLSAVLLACAHAGALLVGQCIHDQVVKMGLEENVIVSTSIIDMYCKCGRVDMARKAFDCMKEKNVKTWTAMVAGYGMHGRAKEALEVFYKMISHGIKPNYITFVSLLNACSHAGLLAEGWYWFNTMNHEFGVKPGIEHYGCMVDLLGRAGDLTKAYDLIKGMTMRPDSVVWGSFLGACRIHKNVKLAEISARKLFELDPNNCGYYILLSNIYADAGRWEDVEKMRLLMKNRGLAKPPGFSVVELKGMVHLFLVGDREHPQHKKIYEYLEKLTIKLQEAGYAPDMASVLHDVDEEEKEMTLRVHSEKLAVAFGIMNSVPGTTIQIIKNLRVCADCHTVIKLISKVVNRKIVVRDSKRFHHFRDGLCSCGDFW; from the exons ATGAGGATTTCGAAGTGGAGGTTGTGTCTCATCATCAAACGCCAATATTCAGGTTCAAGTAAACCCAGCCAATATTCAGGTTCAAGTAAACCCAGCCATTATTCAGGTTCAAGTAAACCCAGCCAATATTCAGGTTCAAGTAAACCCAGCCATTATTCAGGTTCAAGTAAACCCAACCTCACAGCCTGGTTCAACAAATACGTGGACAAAGCCGATGTCTCTTCGTGGAACTCGGTCATTGCAGACTTGGCTCGGAGCGGTAACTCCGTCGAAGCCCTCCGAGCCTTTTCGTCAATGCGAAAGCTCTCTCTCACCCCCAACCGCTCCTCCTTTCCTTGCGCCATCAAATCCTGCTCGGCTCTGTTGGATCTTTACTCCGGCAGGCAAGCCCACCAGCAGGCCTTGGTTTTCGGCTTCGAGTCCGATCTTTTCATCTCCTCTGCTCTCATTGACATGTACTGCAGGTGCGGTTTATTGAGGGACGCATGGAAGTTGTTCGACGAAATTCCTCGCAGAAATGTGGTCTCTTGGACGTCCATGATCACAGGCTGCTTGCTAAACGACCACACCCACCAAGCCTTGTTGCTTTTTaaggagttgttggtcgatgaATTTGACAATGTGGACGTTTCTTTAGATCCGGTTGTTCTGGTTTCGGTTTTATCGGCTTGTTCTCGTGTATCCAGCAAGGGACTTACCCAATGTGTTCATGGGTTGGTGATGACAAGGGGTTTTGATgaggatttaggagttggaaaCACCTTGATGGATGCATACGCCAAGTGCGGCGAGCTCGGTCTGTCTAGGAAGGTGTTTGATGGAATGGCTCAAAGGGATTTGGTTTCTTGGAACTCCATGATTGCAATATATGCACAAAGTGGATTGTCTAATGAAGCATTGCATGTTTTCTATGGGATGGTGAAGGAGGGTGACTTCCTCTACAATGCAGTGACATTGTCTGCTGTGCTGTTAGCCTGTGCGCACGCTGGGGCTCTGCTAGTGGGGCAATGCATACATGATCAG GTTGTAAAAATGGGCTTGGAAGAGAATGTGATTGTGTCTACCTCTATTATTGACATGTATTGTAAGTGTGGAAGAGTTGACATGGCAAGGAAGGCATTTGATTGCATGAAGGAGAAGAATGTCAAGACCTGGACTGCTATGGTTGCAGGTTATGGAATGCATGGTCGGGCCAAGGAGGCTTTGGAAGTCTTCTACAAAATGATAAGCCATGGCATTAAGCCAAATTACATAACATTTGTGTCGCTTCTAAATGCTTGCAGCCATGCTGGTCTATTAGCAGAAGGATGGTATTGGTTTAATACCATGAACCATGAATTTGGCGTAAAACCTGGGATTGAGCACTATGGGTGCATGGTGGACCTTCTTGGGCGTGCCGGTGATCTCACTAAGGCTTATGATTTAATAAAAGGAATGACAATGAGGCCAGATTCTGTGGTCTGGGGTTCCTTTCTTGGGGCTTGTAGGATACACAAAAACGTGAAGCTTGCAGAGATTTCTGCTAGGAAACTGTTTGAGTTGGATCCAAATAATTGTGGGTACTACATCTTGCTTTCAAATATATATGCCGATGCTGGGAGATGGGAAGATGTTGAGAAGATGAGACTACTAATGAAGAATCGTGGACTGGCTAAACCGCCTGGATTCAGTGTGGTTGAACTGAAAGGTATGGTTCATTTATTTTTAGTTGGAGATAGAGAGCATCCTCAGCATAAAAAGATTTATGAGTATCTGGAAAAACTAACTATAAAGCTGCAAGAAGCTGGCTATGCACCTGATATGGCTTCAGTTCTTCACGACGTTGatgaggaagagaaagaaatgACCCTGAGAGTTCATAGTGAGAAGCTAGCTGTTGCCTTTGGAATCATGAATTCAGTACCTGGTACAACAATTCAGATCATCAAGAATCTTCGAGTATGTGCTGACTGTCACACTGTGATCAAGCTGATATCCAAGGTTGTAAATCGGAAGATTGTAGTCAGAGATTCAAAACGGTTTCATCACTTCAGGGATGGGTTGTGTTCTTGTGGAGATTTTTGGTAA
- the LOC133726807 gene encoding pentatricopeptide repeat-containing protein At3g26782, mitochondrial isoform X2 — protein sequence MRISKWRLCLIIKRQYSGSSKPSQYSGSSKPSHYSGSSKPNLTAWFNKYVDKADVSSWNSVIADLARSGNSVEALRAFSSMRKLSLTPNRSSFPCAIKSCSALLDLYSGRQAHQQALVFGFESDLFISSALIDMYCRCGLLRDAWKLFDEIPRRNVVSWTSMITGCLLNDHTHQALLLFKELLVDEFDNVDVSLDPVVLVSVLSACSRVSSKGLTQCVHGLVMTRGFDEDLGVGNTLMDAYAKCGELGLSRKVFDGMAQRDLVSWNSMIAIYAQSGLSNEALHVFYGMVKEGDFLYNAVTLSAVLLACAHAGALLVGQCIHDQVVKMGLEENVIVSTSIIDMYCKCGRVDMARKAFDCMKEKNVKTWTAMVAGYGMHGRAKEALEVFYKMISHGIKPNYITFVSLLNACSHAGLLAEGWYWFNTMNHEFGVKPGIEHYGCMVDLLGRAGDLTKAYDLIKGMTMRPDSVVWGSFLGACRIHKNVKLAEISARKLFELDPNNCGYYILLSNIYADAGRWEDVEKMRLLMKNRGLAKPPGFSVVELKGMVHLFLVGDREHPQHKKIYEYLEKLTIKLQEAGYAPDMASVLHDVDEEEKEMTLRVHSEKLAVAFGIMNSVPGTTIQIIKNLRVCADCHTVIKLISKVVNRKIVVRDSKRFHHFRDGLCSCGDFW from the exons ATGAGGATTTCGAAGTGGAGGTTGTGTCTCATCATCAAACGCCAATATTCAGGTTCAAGTAAACCCAGCCAATATTCAGGTTCAAGTAAACCCAGCCATTATTCAG GTTCAAGTAAACCCAACCTCACAGCCTGGTTCAACAAATACGTGGACAAAGCCGATGTCTCTTCGTGGAACTCGGTCATTGCAGACTTGGCTCGGAGCGGTAACTCCGTCGAAGCCCTCCGAGCCTTTTCGTCAATGCGAAAGCTCTCTCTCACCCCCAACCGCTCCTCCTTTCCTTGCGCCATCAAATCCTGCTCGGCTCTGTTGGATCTTTACTCCGGCAGGCAAGCCCACCAGCAGGCCTTGGTTTTCGGCTTCGAGTCCGATCTTTTCATCTCCTCTGCTCTCATTGACATGTACTGCAGGTGCGGTTTATTGAGGGACGCATGGAAGTTGTTCGACGAAATTCCTCGCAGAAATGTGGTCTCTTGGACGTCCATGATCACAGGCTGCTTGCTAAACGACCACACCCACCAAGCCTTGTTGCTTTTTaaggagttgttggtcgatgaATTTGACAATGTGGACGTTTCTTTAGATCCGGTTGTTCTGGTTTCGGTTTTATCGGCTTGTTCTCGTGTATCCAGCAAGGGACTTACCCAATGTGTTCATGGGTTGGTGATGACAAGGGGTTTTGATgaggatttaggagttggaaaCACCTTGATGGATGCATACGCCAAGTGCGGCGAGCTCGGTCTGTCTAGGAAGGTGTTTGATGGAATGGCTCAAAGGGATTTGGTTTCTTGGAACTCCATGATTGCAATATATGCACAAAGTGGATTGTCTAATGAAGCATTGCATGTTTTCTATGGGATGGTGAAGGAGGGTGACTTCCTCTACAATGCAGTGACATTGTCTGCTGTGCTGTTAGCCTGTGCGCACGCTGGGGCTCTGCTAGTGGGGCAATGCATACATGATCAG GTTGTAAAAATGGGCTTGGAAGAGAATGTGATTGTGTCTACCTCTATTATTGACATGTATTGTAAGTGTGGAAGAGTTGACATGGCAAGGAAGGCATTTGATTGCATGAAGGAGAAGAATGTCAAGACCTGGACTGCTATGGTTGCAGGTTATGGAATGCATGGTCGGGCCAAGGAGGCTTTGGAAGTCTTCTACAAAATGATAAGCCATGGCATTAAGCCAAATTACATAACATTTGTGTCGCTTCTAAATGCTTGCAGCCATGCTGGTCTATTAGCAGAAGGATGGTATTGGTTTAATACCATGAACCATGAATTTGGCGTAAAACCTGGGATTGAGCACTATGGGTGCATGGTGGACCTTCTTGGGCGTGCCGGTGATCTCACTAAGGCTTATGATTTAATAAAAGGAATGACAATGAGGCCAGATTCTGTGGTCTGGGGTTCCTTTCTTGGGGCTTGTAGGATACACAAAAACGTGAAGCTTGCAGAGATTTCTGCTAGGAAACTGTTTGAGTTGGATCCAAATAATTGTGGGTACTACATCTTGCTTTCAAATATATATGCCGATGCTGGGAGATGGGAAGATGTTGAGAAGATGAGACTACTAATGAAGAATCGTGGACTGGCTAAACCGCCTGGATTCAGTGTGGTTGAACTGAAAGGTATGGTTCATTTATTTTTAGTTGGAGATAGAGAGCATCCTCAGCATAAAAAGATTTATGAGTATCTGGAAAAACTAACTATAAAGCTGCAAGAAGCTGGCTATGCACCTGATATGGCTTCAGTTCTTCACGACGTTGatgaggaagagaaagaaatgACCCTGAGAGTTCATAGTGAGAAGCTAGCTGTTGCCTTTGGAATCATGAATTCAGTACCTGGTACAACAATTCAGATCATCAAGAATCTTCGAGTATGTGCTGACTGTCACACTGTGATCAAGCTGATATCCAAGGTTGTAAATCGGAAGATTGTAGTCAGAGATTCAAAACGGTTTCATCACTTCAGGGATGGGTTGTGTTCTTGTGGAGATTTTTGGTAA